ACTCTAAAGCTTAAAGTAACCGGTACATATAGTAAAATCACATGGAAAAGTAGTAAGAAGTCTGTAGCTACAGTGAATAGTTCAGGGGTAGTCACTGCGAAAATGGAAGGAAAAGCTACGATTACCGCTACTGTTGATAAGAAGAAATATACCTGCAATGTTACAGTTGTCGATAGTAATAAGACAAAACCATATAAAACTGGAGATACCTGGACTGTGGATGGTATATGGACTCTGACATTTAATTCTGTGACTACGACGGAGGAAAGATATCATCAGCCTGGAGATGATATTCCGAAGCAAGTAGTAGTGTTAGATTATACCTATGAAGGTATAGACGATGGCGGAAACTATATGGACATGTATACCTTTAGTGTAATTGATGCCAATGGAAATATAGCCCGTAAGTATCCTTCGAAGGATATGGATGATACAAAACTCGGAGAAAAATGTGAAGGACTGAAAGCAATATACGGACTATTTGCTGAAAGTGATATGATTACAGTAAAAGTAACAATGTATGACGATGATTATTGTGAGTATAAAGCGATATTTGAATTAGATATAGAATAAATAGTAGCAACAACCCACTACGCCTTCGTAGTGGGTTGTTGCTAAAAGAACGAAAGGATATATCCGATGAATGATACGGCTCTATCAAAAATATTTTGGTTACTGTTAAGAAAATGTTTTCAAAAGAAGATCGCAGAGACATTTAATTTACATGTTGCAAGGGACATCATGAAGAGTGTAAAAGTAAATTACTATACTATATTGCGTAATTTTCGGTCTTTCGGAAAACATAATCCTAAATTAGTTGATATCTTGCTTACTGCTCTTGTTGCTGCTATATTTAAAGCGGGAGATGGTAGAATATCCATTGCACAGATGGACTCTATTTTGACGGACAGTATGGAGTCTTCCTATATATTTAAGAAATCTTTCGAAAAGGATGATCACTTTAGCAAGAACTGGCAGGACAAACGTTACTCACAAGCACTTGAATCAAAGAAAAGAAAATATCCATCGGATTTTGTCTGTGATTTCATATACGGTGAAAATTATAATGAATATGGTATTAATTATTATGAGTGTGCCATTTATAAGCTTTTGAGACAGGAAGGATGCCCTGAACTGACATCACTTTTCTGCAAGTTCGATTATGTAATGGCCAAGCACATGGGTGCCACACTGAAACGTACGAAAACTTTAGTAGCGGGAGGCGATTTTTGCGATTTTTGGTATACTAAAATATAATAATTTCCAAAGGAGGTAACTAATGAACTATCAATTTAAAGTACCAGATAAAAAGAAGATCCGTGTGATTCTGGATACAGATGCAGCGTGTGAAGCAGATGACCAATATGCAATTGTACATGCCTTAATGACACCTCGGTTTATAGTGCGAGGAATTATAGCTGAGCAGTTCAATTCATACGGGGGAGAAACATCGGTCGAGAAAAGTTACCAAGAAATTGAACATATTTTAAAGCTTATGAACCTATCCGATACCATCCCAGTTAAGCGGGGTGCCTTTCGTCCTTTAAAATCAGAGGAAGATACTCCTGAATCGGAGGGAGCAAAATTCATTGTGGAAGAAGCAATGCGTGATGTAGAAGAACCATTGTATGTGCTTTGTCAGGGCGCAATCACCAATATGGCGTTAGCATTGAAGCACCAGCCGGAGATTGCAGAACGTCTAACCTGCATCTGGATTGGAGGAGGCTCCTATCCGAAGGGTGGTTGGGAATTTAACTTATGCAATGATTATCATGCTGCCAATGTCGTATTCAAATCGAAACTCCAACTGTGGCAGGTTCCAATGGATTGTTATACACAGATGCAGGTGGGATATGCTGAATTAGAACAAAAGGTTCGACCATACGGCGAGA
The nucleotide sequence above comes from Variimorphobacter saccharofermentans. Encoded proteins:
- a CDS encoding nucleoside hydrolase yields the protein MNYQFKVPDKKKIRVILDTDAACEADDQYAIVHALMTPRFIVRGIIAEQFNSYGGETSVEKSYQEIEHILKLMNLSDTIPVKRGAFRPLKSEEDTPESEGAKFIVEEAMRDVEEPLYVLCQGAITNMALALKHQPEIAERLTCIWIGGGSYPKGGWEFNLCNDYHAANVVFKSKLQLWQVPMDCYTQMQVGYAELEQKVRPYGEIGKYLFEEMQQYANSDMAFWTIGESWALGDSPAIGLAMNPGCGRSEERNAPTVDKEGHYYESNSNRKIKVFHEIDSRFILEDFFAKLYLNYKE
- a CDS encoding L-2-amino-thiazoline-4-carboxylic acid hydrolase, encoding MNDTALSKIFWLLLRKCFQKKIAETFNLHVARDIMKSVKVNYYTILRNFRSFGKHNPKLVDILLTALVAAIFKAGDGRISIAQMDSILTDSMESSYIFKKSFEKDDHFSKNWQDKRYSQALESKKRKYPSDFVCDFIYGENYNEYGINYYECAIYKLLRQEGCPELTSLFCKFDYVMAKHMGATLKRTKTLVAGGDFCDFWYTKI
- a CDS encoding Ig-like domain-containing protein gives rise to the protein MRKIISFILCIILCIAFINPQTAEAAIVISKAKATMEVDSTLKLKVTGTYSKITWKSSKKSVATVNSSGVVTAKMEGKATITATVDKKKYTCNVTVVDSNKTKPYKTGDTWTVDGIWTLTFNSVTTTEERYHQPGDDIPKQVVVLDYTYEGIDDGGNYMDMYTFSVIDANGNIARKYPSKDMDDTKLGEKCEGLKAIYGLFAESDMITVKVTMYDDDYCEYKAIFELDIE